The genomic stretch TCCCGACCGGCTATTCCTTCAACCTCGACGGCACCAACATCTACATGACGCTGGCCGCGCTGTTCATCGCCCAGGCGACGAACATCCACCTGTCGATGGGCGACCAGATCCTGCTGCTGCTGGTGGCGATGCTTTCGTCCAAGGGCGCCGCCGGCATCACCGGCGCCGGCTTCATCACGCTGGCCGCGACGCTTTCGGTGGTGCCTTCGGTGCCGGTCGCCGGCATGGCACTGATCCTCGGCGTCGACCGCTTCATGTCGGAATGCCGGGCGCTGACCAACTTCGTCGGCAATGCCGTCGCCACGCTGGTCGTCGCGCGCTGGGAAGGCGAACTCGACGAGGCAAAGCTGGCGAGAGCCCTGGCGGGCACGGCCGACGACAGCCTGCCGGCGGACATCGTTCCCGCCGAATAGGTCGCGCAGCCGCACACCAAATGGCCGGAGGCATCGCTGCCTCCGGCCATTTTCATGATGGCGTGTCAGCCATTGAAGTCCCGCCTCACTTCCGGAAACGTGCTTGGACCGACAGGCATGCGGGCGGCCAGGCTGCCGTCGTCGAACAGGACAAGGCTGGCGGCGCCGACCAGGCCGGCATGGCGGCCGAGCTGCGCCTGGACGACCGGCACGTCGCGATAGGCGCGCATGGCGCGCTGGCGGATGGTCGCCTCGATGACCGGATGCATCAGGTCGAGACCATTGGCGATGCCGCCGCCGACGACCAGCACGTCAGGCGAATAGAGATGCAGCAAATTGGTGAAGCCGACGCCCAGCCAGCGCGCCTCCTCTTCGAGCAGAGCCATGGCGAGGTCGTCCTGCAGCCTTGCTGCCTCAACCACGTGGCGCCCGGTGACCTCGGCGTTGGCCGAGAGGCGGCGCAGTGTCGAGCCGTCGAAGGCTGACGTCGCAGCATTGGCGCGGCGGCCAAGCGCGGTTCCCGAGGCGATGGCCTCGAAGCAGCCGACGACGCCGCATACGCAACGCTCGCCTTCGTTGGTGATGGTCATATGGCCGATCTCGGCGGCGAGGCCGCGGCGGCCATGCAGGATGCGTCCATCGGCAACGACACCGCCGCCAATACCAGTGGAAACCGTGACGAAGACCAGCGAGCGAGCGCCATGGCCGGCACCAAAGCGCCACTCGCCAAGTGCGGCCGCATTGGCGTCGTTCTCCAGCCGCACCGGCAGGCCGAGCCGGCGCTCGAGAATGTCGGCCAACGGCACGTCCTGCCAGCCGGCCAGCGTCGGCGGTCCGACGGCGATGCCGGCCAACGGATCGAGCGGGCCTGGCGCGCCGACGCCGACGCCGACAATGGCGAGGCCCGGCGCCTCGGCATGAACGGTCGCGGCCAGCGCCTCGATCTGGCCGATCACCACGTCGGGTCCGGCCTGCGCCTGTGTCGGCACGGCGGCGAAGGCCAGGATCTTGCCGTCGCGGTCGACCAGCGCGGCACGAAGCTCGGTGCCGCCAAGATCGATCGCGAGGGCGGCTTCCGTGCTCATGCCGCGACCTTCAGCCCATGCAGCCAGCTGATGCGGCCGGCGAGATCCTTGTCGCCGAAGGCGAGCGAACCCAGAACCACGGTTTCGGCGCCGGCGGCACGCAGCAGCGGCACGGTCTCGTGGCGGATGCCGCCGTCGGCGGCAAGCACGACGGCCTGCTCGCGGCCGGCCTCCCGTAGGATGGCGCGGGCCGCGCCCAGCCTGTCGCAGGCTTTCTCCGACAGGCCCTGGCCCTTGACGCCGATCGCGGTGCCCAGCAGCGTGACGAAGGCGACCTCGGAGACGAAAGGTTTTACCGCCTCGACCGGCGTCTCAAGCCTCAGCACCACGCCGGCCTCGGCGCCGAGTTCACGTGCCAGCCGCACGGCGCGCAACCCCGCTTCACCGTTCTCGGCATGGACGCTGATCATGTCGGCGCCGGCCTCTATGAACTGGCGCGTCTGCGCCTCGACGATTCCGGCATCGACCATCAGATGGACATGGATGGGCTTGGCCGTCAGCCCGGCGATGCGGGCGACGAGATCGGGAAAGAACAGGAAGGACGGAGCGAAATGGCCATCCGCCACATCGATATGATGCAGATCGACATGGGGCTCGATACGCCTGAGGTCGCTCTCGAAATTGGCGAGATTGGCCGACCAGAGCGAGAATTCGGCGATCAAGCGATCGCGCGGCAATGCAGCGATGGCGGCCGGGCCTGACAGGGGTTTTGACGTCATGATGGGTCCTGGTTGTTGAAATTTCTGTCGAGAAAGCCACCGATGGCGGCGCGGATTTCAGCGAAATGGCGATCCTTGTCGGTGGCTTTCGGCGTCACCTCGGCGAAAGCCGCATTGGGGATGGTCCCGGCGAGTTCGCGGGCGATCGCCAGGGGGTGGACGAGATCGATGCCGCTGCCGACGACCAGCGCGGGGATTGCGAGCTTGGCAGCCTCGGTCTGCGTCACGCCAGGCCCGTCATTGGCGATCGCCTGCATGACCTCGGCAAAGATGGCTGCGTTCTCGCGCGCGAAAAAGCCGAGCAGCGAGGCAAGATTATCCGGCGCTTCAGCGCGAAAACGGGCCGATGTCGCAGAGGACGCAAAGGCATCGCGGGCCTCAGCCAATGGCAGCCGGCGGATGAGATCGGCCACCTCCGTGTAAGGGCGCATGTTCTGCGGCGCCGCATCGAAGGCCCAGGCGGGACGCACCAGCGCCAAACCAAGCACGCGGTCCGGGTGGCGGGCGGCAAGCCGCAATGCGATGGCCGCGCCCATCGAAATGCCGCCGGCGACGAAACGGTCGAGGCCGGCCGCATCGGCGGTGGCCAGCACATCGTCGGCGAACATG from Mesorhizobium sp. 113-3-3 encodes the following:
- a CDS encoding ROK family protein, producing MSTEAALAIDLGGTELRAALVDRDGKILAFAAVPTQAQAGPDVVIGQIEALAATVHAEAPGLAIVGVGVGAPGPLDPLAGIAVGPPTLAGWQDVPLADILERRLGLPVRLENDANAAALGEWRFGAGHGARSLVFVTVSTGIGGGVVADGRILHGRRGLAAEIGHMTITNEGERCVCGVVGCFEAIASGTALGRRANAATSAFDGSTLRRLSANAEVTGRHVVEAARLQDDLAMALLEEEARWLGVGFTNLLHLYSPDVLVVGGGIANGLDLMHPVIEATIRQRAMRAYRDVPVVQAQLGRHAGLVGAASLVLFDDGSLAARMPVGPSTFPEVRRDFNG
- a CDS encoding ribulose-phosphate 3-epimerase, which codes for MTSKPLSGPAAIAALPRDRLIAEFSLWSANLANFESDLRRIEPHVDLHHIDVADGHFAPSFLFFPDLVARIAGLTAKPIHVHLMVDAGIVEAQTRQFIEAGADMISVHAENGEAGLRAVRLARELGAEAGVVLRLETPVEAVKPFVSEVAFVTLLGTAIGVKGQGLSEKACDRLGAARAILREAGREQAVVLAADGGIRHETVPLLRAAGAETVVLGSLAFGDKDLAGRISWLHGLKVAA
- a CDS encoding alpha/beta fold hydrolase → MSAAPAILLRDDAALHVFDTGQGRLPVVFQHGLGGDAAQVAQNFPDSPSYRRLTVECRAQGGSGAGGKRPFSIAMFADDVLATADAAGLDRFVAGGISMGAAIALRLAARHPDRVLGLALVRPAWAFDAAPQNMRPYTEVADLIRRLPLAEARDAFASSATSARFRAEAPDNLASLLGFFARENAAIFAEVMQAIANDGPGVTQTEAAKLAIPALVVGSGIDLVHPLAIARELAGTIPNAAFAEVTPKATDKDRHFAEIRAAIGGFLDRNFNNQDPS